CATCCTCACTTTCTTCCCCCCGCTCTCCACAAACTCCTCCTCCAATCCCTCTTCCCGAAACAAGGTCTGCATCCCCTCTCCTCTGCTCAATCTATACAACCATCTTTCTGCACCATTTTTTCTCACTAATCaaacttcttctccttcttttcaaACGTTCCAGGTTGTGGTTGCGTCTGAGAAGCAATGGcagccgcctccgccgccgtctGCCCGGTGAccctcgccgcctccgccgccgtccCGCGGCAGCGGAAGAGCAGGGTGAACTACATCGCGGGGCTCAACTCTTTCGGCGGCTTGAAGGCTCACAACGGGGTGGCTTCGCTCGGGGTGGCCGTCTGCGCCGACCAGTCGTTTGCGAAGATCGTGAGCTCTCTCCGGTCGCCGGGCAAGTCGAGAAGAGGCGGCGGTGGGGCGCTGTCTTCGACCTGCAGCGCGGTGGAGGAGATTTTCAGGATCGCGGCGATCATGAACGGGCTCACCCTCGTCGGGGTGGCGGTCGGGTTCGTCCTCCTCAGGATCGAAGCTGCGGTGGAAGAGGCTGAGTAAGAAGAAACTCCATGGCAAAAATGTCATTTAcatatttcccttttttcaaatttaatttatgtattttggGCAGGATTAAGATTATGTCTGTTTTATTTGTTGTTTGATGATGTAAGAAGATACTCTGCTTCGAAACCTGAAGGGGCTATAT
This Eucalyptus grandis isolate ANBG69807.140 chromosome 7, ASM1654582v1, whole genome shotgun sequence DNA region includes the following protein-coding sequences:
- the LOC104453242 gene encoding uncharacterized protein LOC104453242, translating into MAAASAAVCPVTLAASAAVPRQRKSRVNYIAGLNSFGGLKAHNGVASLGVAVCADQSFAKIVSSLRSPGKSRRGGGGALSSTCSAVEEIFRIAAIMNGLTLVGVAVGFVLLRIEAAVEEAE